A portion of the Lolium rigidum isolate FL_2022 chromosome 1, APGP_CSIRO_Lrig_0.1, whole genome shotgun sequence genome contains these proteins:
- the LOC124687251 gene encoding 60S ribosomal protein L34-like, which translates to MVQRLTYRKRHSYATKSNQTRVVKTPGGKLVYQYTKKRASGPKCPVTGKKIQGIPHLRPTEYKRSRLSRNRRTVNRPYGGVLSGPAVRERIIRAFLVEEQKIVKKVLKIQKTKEKTTKS; encoded by the exons ATGGTGCAGCGGCTGACCTACCGGAAGCGGCACAGCTACGCTACCAAGTCCAACCAGACCCGGGTCGTCAAGACCCCAG GTGGGAAGCTTGTGTACCAGTACACAAAGAAGCGGGCGAGTGGGCCGAAATGCCCGGTCACCGGGAAGAAGATCCAAGGA ATTCCACACCTGAGACCTACTGAGTACAAGAGGTCCAGATTGTCAAGGAACCGGAGGACTGTGAACCGTCCTTATGGTGGTGTTCTGTCTGGTCCTGCAGTCAGGGAGAG AATCATCCGTGCGTTTTTGGTCGAGGAGCAGAAGATTGTGAAGAAGGTGCTGAAGATCCAGAAGACCAAGGAAAAGACCACCAAGAGCTAA
- the LOC124654102 gene encoding WAT1-related protein At5g47470-like, which yields MMMLSGVSLGDVLTICGLFAVQCIFGLYMMFLNRLLAAGVPSLFIIVVACAASSVVVLPFAVAIERKKWPKRWSPVLVIQLVLISLGGVSIYQVFMMLGVERTSPAIASAMPNLGPGFIFVIAASLRFERFEWKCRYTRAKILGTLVCLSGAMCVSFLKSPDPVTAPKSVPGDDEALSNIKIDREWILGCLYLLSGVTVFACNTVLQAATLKRFPAPLSICVITAMMGSIFSAMIQVIMEGKLSSGTAENVPRIVGEIVLVGGGVIGLCTTFQVSSIGRKGPVLVSMFSPFQTVFSAFISFILFRQWIGTGCLVGIVLMFAGLYVVLWAKNREDKMSAELATPSDETESDVERPFLQ from the exons ATGATGATGCTTAGCGGCGTGTCGTTGGGCGATGTGCTGACCATCTGCGGGCTGTTCGCGGTGCAGTGCATCTTCGGCCTGTACATGATGTTCCTCAACCGGCTGCTCGCCGCCGGCGTCCCCTCGCTCTTCATCATCGTTGTAGCCTGCGCGGCCTCCTCCGTCGTCGTCCTCCCCTTCGCCGTGGCCATCGAGAGGAAGAAATGGCCCAAGCGCTGGAGCCCCGTGCTGGTTATCCAGCTCGTCTTAATCTCCCTTGGAGG GGTATCAATATACCAAGTATTCATGATGCTCGGTGTCGAACGGACCTCACCGGCGATAGCCTCTGCCATGCCCAATCTCGGTCCTGGCTTCATCTTTGTCATCGCCGCCAGCCTGAG GTTCGAGAGATTTGAGTGGAAGTGCAGGTACACCAGAGCAAAGATCTTGGGCACGTTGGTGTGCCTCAGTGGAGCAATGTGCGTGAGCTTCCTAAAGAGTCCCGATCCCGTAACAGCGCCCAAGTCTGTTCCCGGGGACGACGAAGCGCTCTCCAACatcaaaatcgacagagagtggaTCCTAGGCTGCCTATACCTGCTGTCTGGAGTCACGGTCTTCGCTTGCAACACTGTCCTGCAG GCTGCAACCTTGAAGAGGTTCCCCGCGCCGCTGTCGATCTGCGTGATCACCGCCATGATGGGGTCAATCTTCAGCGCTATGATCCAGGTCATCATGGAGGGAAAGCTCAGCTCAGGCACGGCGGAGAACGTCCCGAGAATCGTCGGTGAAATCGTGCTTGTG GGAGGCGGTGTGATCGGCCTGTGCACGACGTTCCAGGTGTCAAGCATCGGTCGCAAGGGCCCTGTCCTGGTGTCGATGTTCAGCCCGTTCCAGACCGTGTTCTCGGCGTTCATTTCTTTCATCCTCTTCAGGCAATGGATCGGCACTGGATG CCTAGTGGGGATTGTTCTGATGTTTGCCGGCCTCTATGTGGTGCTATGGGCGAAGAACAGGGAGGACAAGATGTCCGCCGAGCTCGCAACGCCGTCTGACGAGACTGAATCTGACGTCGAGAGGCCGTTCTTGCAGTGA